The genomic interval CCAAGAGTTTGCATTGTTGAGGTTGTTACCCAGTTCAACAATTTTTATTAGCGCGAGGTCGTTATCGTCCAACCACTTGTGCAGTCGTGTTCGTTTTGGTCCAAATTGGCCGCATCGGTGCAGGGTGCTGACGTTCACGCTGTAGATACCGCGCTTACGCATAAACGTGCTGCGCTTTTGTTGCATGGCATCGTCAATCAGTCCCTGCAAAACTCCCACATATTTGTCCAGCAGACGTGCTGCACTAGCAGCTGGTGTTGGGTGTGCTTGGCGCAGTTTTGCCAATACTTGGGGGTCAATCGTTAGTTTTGTCATATGTGCTCAGTCCTTGTCGCTTGTTTATTTAGCCATACAAGCAGGGCCAGTTGTGTAATTTGGCGCACTTTTTGAAAAAATACACAAGCTTATAGTGAAGAACTTCATCCAAGTAACCAACCCCATGTTGTCCCTTGGAATTGCTTGCTTGCAAGTGAACTAGTCCTACTTTTTTTGTCTACTCAAGGCCTTCTTCCACCCCAAACTTTCCCCCAAATCATTGTTTTCTTAGTGCCGTGGTGGTCGCATTTTTTTGCAGGTCTGCGTATCGTGCTGGGGACAAAACACAAGGAGATTTTGGGATGTATTACTTTGAAGCCAGTGTGCGTGTTGGTGGTCAGCTGGTCAAAACACGTGTCCAAGCCGCCAACGCATTTGATGCCAAGTTGTTGCTACAAGCCCAATACGGCGCTGCAAACATTGTTGGTTTCGTACTGCAAATACGCTAGCCCAAAATCGCCCCACTGTTAAATACAACAACAGGGGGACAACCGTGCGATTACAAGAATTTTTGAGTGCAGATGAGCTGCAACAGTTGGAACAGCTGATTTACGCCAACGTGTACAAAGCGTTAGCCACGTACCAGCAACAACAACGCCTTGCTGTCATTCAGCGCCAGCAAGACAGCACCAGCACTGTCAAACCTCAAGCAACTAAACGCAAAAAGCAACTGGCTAGTAAAGTTAAACGCACTCCCCATGTTGCTGCACCCAAGCCGTTACCCCAGCCAAAGCCGCAAGTAACCCCACAACCCAGCATCCCAAAAAGTTATAACCCCATCAAAGCTGCCAAGCCATTGCCAGCACCTACCCGTGCAGCCATTAAACAGCCCCCAGTAAATCAGGGTGAAAACGCTAGGGCTTTGGGTAATGTTGACCAGCGTGGGCGTGCCATGTTGCCAAAACACCAGCGCGATACACCCATCTGGGACTTGGTCAACAAGCAATAATTCTGCGCTGCCACGCTGACAGCTGCGTGGTCAACGTGATTGCATGATGCTGGGACAAATACACGCCCCAACACCCAGCGCACTATGCCCAAATACTTAAGTTAAGGTTTTCGCAGCGGTGCCAGAAATCTCACACTTGTGAGATATTTTCCAAGCACAAGCGTTACCGCAGTAACGGTCAAGCACCCCAAGCGTCGATTAAATCTACGCTCAAAATTCGTTTACAAACGAAAAACTAGTTTGCAAACTAGCTTTTGTAGCGACGCCCAGCGCCAGACGCTAGCGAAAACCTGCGACAACGCTGAGAAACCTACTGAGCAATGCAGCTACAGCTGACGCAGTGACTAGCAGCAAGACGGGCGTTTTCGTACAAGCGTTAAAAAACCCGCCACGTTTTACCGAAGCGGGTTTGAACTTAAGCAGCTTGCGCTGGTTTAGAAGCGGTAGCCCAGTCGAATTACATAATCCATTGTATTGAGCTTAGCGTCGCCAGTTGTTGTTACAGGTCCGTTAAGTCCTGATCCTGGAGCTGCTGGGCCAACAAATGTAGCGGTAGTTTTAATTGGTATGTAACTTACTGAACCGTTGATGCTCCATTTCTCATCAACGTTGTAAATCACACCTGCGTTATAGACTGGTGCCCAAGATGAGCTGAAACCAGCAGAAGTGCTTGCAAGGGCAGCGACGGTTGTGTCGGTGCTATTGGTTGATACATTGTGAAAAGATACACGTGATACACCAAAGCCGACATATGGTCGCCATTGGTCATTTGTTGTGCCGAAGAAGTATTTTGCGACTGCCGTAGGAGTCCAGATTTTCATTTTGGCAGCCGCTGGATGCGATTGTGGTGCACTACCGTTGGGCATGTACATGTCTTGCGTGAATTCGGCAGGAATGCCGATAGTGAACTCTCCACCAATTTCATCTGTAAACATGTGAAGCAAACCCATTGACACAGTGGTTTGATTGCCGACACTAGCGTTAGCATCTACCAGCTTTCCCGTGAAATAAGCACCCGTGCTTCCTGGGCCAACCGAGGTCATCTTGTCGAGTGAGACATTGGGATTGATTGAAGCCAAACCCACGCTAACAATGTTATCCCCAGCCTTCTGGGCAAATGCGCCAGATGCCGCAACCAACGCAGCACAAGCCAAAGCGATTTTTGAAATAGAAGTCATGTCCGTCTCCAATATGTTGTTTTGAAATTCAAAAAAGCCCCACCACTTTTGCAAGGGATGGGGCTTTAGGTCTTTTTAAATCCTCAACTGGCAAAGCCAGCGTGGGAATTAGAAGGACTTGCTAACGCCGAGAGCGTAACGTGTTTGTGCATCACCGGCGAAGCCAGTAGTAGCTGCGTTACCGCCAGTTGCGTAGTTGAT from Limnohabitans curvus carries:
- a CDS encoding OmpW/AlkL family protein, which encodes MTSISKIALACAALVAASGAFAQKAGDNIVSVGLASINPNVSLDKMTSVGPGSTGAYFTGKLVDANASVGNQTTVSMGLLHMFTDEIGGEFTIGIPAEFTQDMYMPNGSAPQSHPAAAKMKIWTPTAVAKYFFGTTNDQWRPYVGFGVSRVSFHNVSTNSTDTTVAALASTSAGFSSSWAPVYNAGVIYNVDEKWSINGSVSYIPIKTTATFVGPAAPGSGLNGPVTTTGDAKLNTMDYVIRLGYRF